A single Acidaminococcus sp. DNA region contains:
- a CDS encoding transposase, whose protein sequence is MVKSNNKFISPEIKLNAVKDILEHRSNTYQVAKKLGIRRQNVSVWVMNYKNEGAEAFSPKKGKKTYPLSLMENAVKDYLNGKGSYIQICKKYKIRSPRVLADWVKHYNIHGELDSYAYQERCDKSMKGKASTLEERCKIVKECLESNRDYRSVAEKYGYSYRQVYNWVKRYEKDGNSGLANHQGRPKKKPMDPSHKETKDEELVRLRQKVKDLELEILLLKKLDELTKRNRFR, encoded by the coding sequence ATGGTAAAGAGCAATAATAAATTCATCTCTCCTGAGATTAAACTTAACGCTGTCAAAGATATCCTTGAACACAGATCCAACACCTACCAAGTGGCTAAAAAGCTTGGTATCCGGCGGCAGAACGTTTCTGTTTGGGTAATGAATTACAAGAACGAGGGTGCAGAAGCCTTTTCCCCGAAAAAGGGAAAGAAAACCTATCCCCTTTCCCTTATGGAAAATGCCGTTAAGGATTATCTGAATGGTAAAGGCAGCTACATTCAAATCTGTAAGAAATACAAGATCCGTTCCCCCAGGGTTCTTGCAGACTGGGTTAAGCATTATAATATTCATGGAGAATTAGATTCTTACGCTTATCAAGAGAGATGTGATAAATCCATGAAAGGTAAGGCAAGTACCCTTGAAGAACGCTGCAAAATCGTCAAGGAATGTCTGGAATCCAACCGTGATTACCGTTCTGTAGCCGAAAAATACGGTTATTCCTATCGTCAGGTCTACAACTGGGTTAAACGCTACGAAAAGGACGGGAATTCAGGACTGGCCAACCATCAGGGTAGACCCAAGAAGAAGCCGATGGATCCTTCCCACAAGGAAACAAAAGATGAGGAACTGGTGCGCCTGAGACAAAAAGTCAAGGATCTCGAATTGGAGATTTTGCTTCTAAAAAAACTGGACGAGTTGACGAAAAGGAATCGCTTTCGTTGA
- a CDS encoding ABC transporter permease, producing MMEGAKLYLQQFLVMCRKEILAIWQDKATRLIVVIPCIILGFLFGYAANYNLEDAPYAVVDLSHSKESADLLAAIDGTQFFKRKMTLQNANQVEKHIDNGDVIMAITIPQDFAKRLSSGQTAPVQVITDGRNTVIAGQAASDMGQIISRFNEARTGHKSPVELQIRTWFNPNQITRWFFLPGIIGLLSFSQVFLLAGLSVAREREEGTFEQILVAPISEPLILLGKAIPPIIVGLIQCTILLLISLFWFKVPFAGSFVDFYVAIAFYVLSSTGLGLCVSSVSKNMQQVLVYVIVIMVPMALLSGIITPISNMPAFLQYLTYADPLRFGLELIRRIYLEGLPLSSLALNLIPLTLIAIIALTTAGYLFRANL from the coding sequence ATGATGGAAGGTGCAAAGCTTTATCTGCAGCAGTTCCTCGTTATGTGCCGCAAGGAAATTCTTGCTATCTGGCAGGACAAGGCTACACGGCTCATCGTGGTCATTCCCTGCATCATCCTGGGTTTCCTCTTTGGTTATGCAGCTAACTACAACCTCGAAGACGCCCCTTATGCCGTCGTCGACCTTAGTCACAGCAAAGAATCGGCAGACCTTCTGGCAGCCATCGATGGCACGCAGTTCTTCAAGCGCAAAATGACCCTCCAGAATGCCAACCAGGTCGAAAAACACATTGACAACGGCGATGTCATTATGGCCATCACTATCCCTCAGGATTTTGCAAAACGCCTTTCCAGCGGCCAGACTGCTCCGGTTCAGGTGATTACGGACGGCCGCAATACGGTTATTGCGGGACAGGCCGCAAGCGACATGGGACAGATTATCAGCCGCTTTAACGAGGCAAGGACAGGACACAAAAGTCCTGTTGAATTACAGATCCGCACCTGGTTCAACCCGAACCAGATTACCCGCTGGTTCTTCCTGCCCGGCATCATCGGCCTCTTAAGTTTTTCGCAGGTTTTCCTGCTGGCTGGTCTTTCCGTCGCGCGCGAACGCGAAGAAGGCACATTTGAACAGATTCTTGTCGCGCCCATATCTGAACCGCTGATCCTGCTTGGTAAAGCAATTCCGCCTATTATTGTCGGATTGATTCAGTGCACGATTTTGCTGCTCATCAGTCTCTTCTGGTTCAAGGTACCTTTTGCTGGTTCCTTCGTGGATTTTTACGTAGCAATTGCCTTTTATGTCCTCAGTTCCACCGGACTCGGCCTCTGTGTATCCTCCGTTTCCAAAAATATGCAGCAGGTATTGGTTTACGTTATTGTCATTATGGTCCCGATGGCACTGCTTTCCGGCATTATCACGCCGATTTCCAATATGCCGGCATTCCTGCAGTATCTGACCTACGCGGATCCGCTCCGTTTCGGTCTGGAACTCATCCGCCGCATTTACCTGGAAGGACTGCCGCTCAGCAGTCTGGCTCTGAACTTGATACCGCTGACGCTAAT
- a CDS encoding efflux transporter outer membrane subunit, whose protein sequence is MKRWNNEAAMRIALITAAFCALSPILQAEEAKPAESRDLRSTSWTELAQEYANPYATESTDGVMTPEVLSEWWKVFHDDTLDELINLALTNSKDITAARSRLNQAREQVGIAKAARLPWINVNGGWMRGEVPDNVVDGLTPDGLKSYPLGIENTDEGSYAGIDASWEIDVFGKTRAKIRAASDTLQARNAQLYGTWVSLSAEVAMNYITLRTLQEELAVTEAHIKNQKENLDLLQVNHDAGLVSALPTDQATYMLRSSEARVPELKKAIADTLNRISVLTGTVPGALNDKLLTRQPLPDIDARLYNAIPAEVLRQRPDVHAAERAWAAQIARTSAAKAELKPKFSILGLLGFATLTGGLFSSGSQGFAILPQVSFPLFHGGALRKNVRVQKEKEKEMQANYEKTVLQAAGEVRSSMTAITQDHIRRETLEQGRNAARDAYGLAQNRFANGISDYMDVLDAERSYLELDQNYTVSKGKELTSMVSLFKALGGGWKPLEAQEAQEAAAASKKGSQK, encoded by the coding sequence ATGAAACGATGGAATAACGAAGCAGCCATGAGGATTGCCCTTATTACGGCTGCTTTTTGCGCACTTTCGCCCATTTTACAGGCGGAAGAAGCAAAGCCGGCAGAAAGCCGGGATCTGCGCAGCACTTCCTGGACGGAGCTGGCACAGGAATACGCTAATCCTTACGCAACAGAAAGTACGGACGGCGTCATGACTCCGGAAGTACTTTCCGAGTGGTGGAAAGTATTTCACGACGATACGCTCGACGAATTAATTAACCTCGCACTCACAAACAGCAAAGACATTACAGCAGCCCGTTCCCGCCTGAACCAGGCACGGGAACAAGTCGGCATTGCCAAGGCAGCACGCCTGCCCTGGATCAACGTAAACGGTGGCTGGATGCGTGGTGAGGTGCCGGATAATGTCGTAGATGGATTGACCCCTGATGGGCTTAAATCATACCCGCTCGGCATCGAAAATACCGATGAAGGTTCTTATGCGGGTATTGACGCATCCTGGGAAATTGATGTATTCGGCAAAACGCGTGCCAAGATTCGCGCTGCTTCCGATACCCTGCAGGCACGCAATGCTCAGCTCTATGGTACCTGGGTCAGTCTTTCTGCCGAAGTGGCTATGAATTACATCACGCTGCGTACGCTGCAGGAAGAACTCGCCGTGACGGAAGCTCACATTAAAAATCAAAAAGAAAATCTGGACCTGCTTCAGGTAAATCACGACGCAGGTCTCGTTTCAGCACTTCCGACCGACCAGGCCACGTACATGCTCCGCAGCAGCGAAGCCCGCGTACCGGAGCTCAAAAAAGCCATTGCCGATACACTGAACCGGATTTCTGTCCTTACGGGAACCGTGCCCGGGGCCCTCAATGACAAACTGCTCACCAGGCAGCCCCTTCCCGATATCGATGCACGCCTTTATAACGCGATTCCCGCCGAAGTGCTGCGTCAGCGCCCTGACGTCCACGCGGCTGAAAGAGCCTGGGCCGCACAGATTGCCCGGACCAGCGCGGCCAAAGCAGAATTAAAACCTAAATTTTCGATTCTTGGTCTTTTGGGCTTTGCTACTTTGACCGGCGGTCTCTTCTCTTCCGGCAGCCAGGGCTTTGCCATCCTGCCGCAGGTCTCTTTCCCACTCTTCCATGGTGGTGCGCTGAGAAAGAATGTCCGCGTGCAGAAAGAAAAGGAAAAAGAAATGCAGGCAAACTATGAAAAGACCGTCCTTCAGGCAGCCGGCGAAGTCCGTTCTTCTATGACAGCAATCACACAGGATCACATTCGCCGCGAGACCCTGGAACAGGGCCGCAATGCAGCTCGTGATGCTTATGGACTTGCCCAGAACCGCTTTGCCAACGGCATTTCCGACTATATGGATGTGCTCGATGCCGAACGCTCTTATCTGGAACTTGACCAGAACTATACGGTTTCAAAAGGAAAAGAACTGACTTCCATGGTTTCTCTCTTTAAGGCCCTTGGCGGCGGATGGAAACCGCTTGAAGCGCAGGAAGCTCAGGAAGCCGCAGCAGCCTCAAAGAAAGGAAGTCAGAAATAA
- a CDS encoding ATP-binding cassette domain-containing protein: MDDTIIRAEQLNKTFTIKKGKTVEALKSLDLTVKKGVLTAIIGPDGAGKTTFMRLVAGLMNPTKGKLTVLGLDSVSGAEEIQTRISYMPQKFGLYEDLTVMENMNLYADLHGVPEETRPARYNKLLTMMGLERFTGRLAGNLSGGMKQKLGLACTLVRSPELLLLDEPTVGVDPFSRKELWEIVQQFVKEENLSVLVSTAYMNEAALCSHVYVLNKGEILADGTPDDLCQIAAGRCFSFPPPEGVPTRILQAHLIDDTEHIVDAVPRGGEVHYILKENVTSVPYLEKHGIKAKPVASTLEDGFMVLLHKAETESLPIPQEEEDLLDKGGRPGNEVNIIVKNLVRKFGDFTAVANTSFEVHKGEIFGLLGPNGAGKTTTFKMLCGLLPATSGFLSVAGVNLRVARTQARANVGYVAQKFSLYKNMSVMANLEFFGGIYGLPPKQRKERIKAVVDEFYLSDRLDMKAGDLPGGYKQRLAMACALLHQPKILFLDEPTSGIDPLTRRNFWRRITTLAARGTTIIITTHFMEEAEYCDRFMIQDNGHLLAIGSPAEIRHNLHMEGADMDDIFMNIVVQAREKGEENK; encoded by the coding sequence ATGGATGATACCATAATCCGCGCCGAACAACTGAATAAAACCTTTACAATCAAAAAAGGAAAAACGGTAGAAGCGCTGAAATCCCTGGATCTGACCGTTAAAAAAGGAGTACTCACGGCCATCATCGGTCCGGATGGTGCCGGTAAGACCACCTTTATGCGTCTTGTTGCGGGACTGATGAATCCTACAAAAGGCAAACTCACAGTGCTGGGACTTGACAGTGTCAGCGGTGCCGAAGAAATCCAGACGCGCATCTCCTATATGCCGCAGAAATTTGGTCTCTATGAAGACTTGACGGTCATGGAAAATATGAACCTCTATGCCGACCTGCACGGCGTCCCCGAAGAAACGCGTCCGGCGCGCTATAATAAGCTTCTCACCATGATGGGGCTTGAACGCTTCACAGGGCGCCTCGCCGGCAATCTGTCTGGCGGCATGAAGCAAAAACTGGGACTTGCCTGCACCCTCGTGCGTTCCCCGGAGCTGCTGCTCCTCGATGAACCAACGGTCGGCGTAGACCCTTTTTCCCGCAAGGAACTCTGGGAAATCGTGCAGCAGTTCGTCAAGGAGGAAAATCTCTCCGTGCTGGTCAGCACAGCATACATGAATGAAGCAGCCCTCTGCAGTCACGTCTACGTATTGAACAAAGGTGAAATCCTCGCCGATGGTACGCCTGACGATCTATGTCAGATTGCCGCGGGACGCTGCTTCAGCTTTCCCCCTCCGGAAGGCGTGCCGACACGCATTTTGCAGGCCCATCTCATAGACGACACCGAACACATCGTAGACGCAGTCCCGCGCGGAGGGGAAGTGCATTATATCCTGAAAGAAAACGTAACCTCTGTGCCCTATCTTGAAAAACATGGCATCAAGGCAAAACCGGTGGCTTCTACATTGGAAGATGGTTTCATGGTGCTGCTGCACAAGGCAGAAACAGAAAGTCTTCCCATACCGCAGGAAGAAGAAGACCTCCTCGATAAAGGCGGCCGTCCCGGTAATGAAGTCAACATTATTGTCAAAAATCTGGTCCGCAAATTCGGGGATTTTACGGCCGTAGCCAATACGTCTTTTGAAGTCCACAAAGGTGAAATTTTTGGACTGTTAGGCCCAAACGGCGCCGGCAAGACGACGACATTCAAGATGCTGTGCGGTCTTCTGCCTGCCACAAGCGGCTTTCTTTCGGTAGCCGGAGTAAACCTCCGTGTTGCCCGTACACAAGCCCGCGCCAACGTAGGCTATGTGGCACAGAAATTTTCGCTCTACAAGAATATGAGCGTTATGGCCAACCTGGAATTTTTCGGTGGTATTTATGGCCTGCCGCCTAAGCAGCGAAAGGAAAGAATCAAAGCCGTTGTCGATGAATTTTATCTGTCGGACCGCCTCGACATGAAAGCAGGCGACCTTCCGGGCGGCTATAAACAGCGCCTTGCCATGGCCTGCGCACTGCTGCACCAGCCAAAGATTCTTTTCCTGGATGAACCGACATCCGGTATCGACCCGCTGACGCGGCGCAATTTCTGGCGGCGCATCACGACGCTCGCAGCCCGTGGCACGACGATTATCATTACGACTCACTTCATGGAAGAAGCAGAATACTGCGACCGTTTCATGATTCAGGATAACGGTCATCTGCTCGCTATCGGCAGCCCTGCCGAAATTCGGCATAACCTCCACATGGAAGGTGCCGATATGGATGATATCTTCATGAATATCGTCGTGCAGGCACGTGAGAAAGGAGAGGAAAACAAATGA
- a CDS encoding aldo/keto reductase translates to MHYRPLGKTGLTVSEIGMGCEGFFEDNNAMAKQLFDEAEKDGVNYFDLYSPDPDMRRAVGKALKGRRDKFIIQGHLCSVWKNGQYLRTRNLKEVKAAFEDMLKILGVSYVDIGMIHYCDSMRDWETINDNGILDYAIALKKAGKIKHIGMSSHNPVVALKAVETGIIEVLMFSVNPCYDLQPAGEDVEQLWADEAYAKPLLNMDPDRQKLYEVCAERGVGITVMKAFGGGDLLDASLSPAKAALTPAQCIGYALSRPAVATICCGAHSVEQLRQCVAYEALPEKEKDFAEALASFPSISWKGHCMYCNHCLPCPKQINIADVTKFYNLTVAEGTIPETVREHYKVLEHHAGECIRCGVCETRCPFDVNIRENMEKAKETFGY, encoded by the coding sequence ATGCACTACAGACCTCTTGGCAAAACGGGCCTTACCGTCAGCGAAATCGGTATGGGCTGCGAAGGCTTTTTCGAAGATAATAATGCTATGGCAAAGCAGCTTTTTGATGAGGCGGAAAAAGATGGGGTGAACTACTTCGACCTCTATTCTCCTGACCCTGACATGCGCCGTGCTGTCGGAAAAGCACTGAAGGGAAGAAGGGACAAATTTATCATCCAGGGGCACCTTTGCTCTGTGTGGAAGAACGGCCAGTACCTGCGTACGCGAAACCTCAAGGAAGTCAAGGCCGCGTTTGAGGATATGCTGAAGATTCTTGGCGTATCGTATGTGGATATCGGTATGATCCATTACTGTGATTCTATGAGAGATTGGGAAACCATCAATGATAATGGAATCCTTGACTATGCAATTGCACTTAAAAAGGCCGGGAAAATCAAACATATAGGGATGTCTTCCCATAATCCTGTCGTCGCGCTGAAAGCAGTGGAGACAGGAATCATTGAAGTTTTGATGTTCAGTGTCAATCCTTGTTATGACCTGCAGCCCGCAGGGGAAGATGTGGAGCAGCTGTGGGCGGACGAAGCGTATGCCAAGCCCTTGCTCAATATGGATCCGGATCGTCAGAAACTGTATGAAGTCTGTGCGGAACGCGGAGTAGGTATTACGGTCATGAAGGCCTTTGGCGGCGGAGATTTGCTGGATGCTTCTTTGTCTCCTGCCAAAGCTGCGCTTACGCCGGCACAATGCATCGGGTATGCTTTGAGTCGTCCGGCTGTTGCTACAATCTGCTGCGGCGCTCATTCTGTGGAGCAGCTGCGCCAGTGCGTCGCCTATGAAGCATTGCCGGAAAAAGAAAAGGACTTTGCCGAAGCTCTGGCTTCCTTCCCGAGTATCAGCTGGAAAGGTCACTGCATGTACTGCAATCATTGTCTGCCTTGTCCGAAGCAGATCAATATTGCCGATGTGACGAAATTTTATAATCTTACCGTGGCAGAAGGTACTATCCCCGAGACGGTGCGGGAACATTATAAAGTGCTGGAGCATCATGCCGGTGAATGTATCCGCTGTGGTGTCTGCGAAACGCGCTGTCCTTTTGATGTCAATATCCGGGAGAATATGGAAAAAGCGAAGGAGACCTTCGGGTATTAA
- a CDS encoding ABC transporter permease, which translates to MNDFIRRMKALITKEFLQLSRDSSSLLLGIVLPIALILIIGYGISLDIKNIPTVVVLEDTSPKAQDMVSFLNGSAYFSPTYVTSLKDAEKIFLNRDASVIIDIPPDFTSKLAQGDAKVFVALDGVETATAMTTKGYIESSISSWLMHQPGMAGGARVAIESRMWYNDANSSTWFFLPGLIMLIVTIVGIMLTAIVMAREWERGTFESLFVTPVRPMELVLAKIVPYFCVAMIGVFICLVLSRFLFEVPLVGSLAMVIIISMLYLMVALGVGLVISAITKNQFLACQTSILISFLPCFVLSGFIFDLRSTPIGVQIVGAVLPFSHYLTCIRSLFLSGTNWSILLKQGGLLCLYAVFFVGAAFGMTRKKVE; encoded by the coding sequence ATGAATGATTTCATCAGACGCATGAAAGCGCTCATTACCAAAGAATTCCTCCAGCTTTCCCGGGACTCAAGTTCGCTGCTGCTCGGTATCGTACTGCCTATTGCCCTAATCCTGATCATCGGATATGGGATTTCTCTCGATATCAAGAACATTCCCACCGTAGTCGTACTGGAAGATACCTCTCCTAAAGCACAGGATATGGTGAGTTTCCTGAACGGGTCGGCTTATTTCTCACCGACTTACGTGACAAGCCTGAAAGACGCCGAAAAGATATTTCTGAACCGGGATGCCAGCGTCATCATTGATATACCGCCTGATTTTACATCGAAGCTTGCCCAGGGAGATGCCAAAGTATTTGTTGCCCTCGACGGCGTTGAAACGGCTACGGCCATGACTACGAAAGGCTACATTGAAAGCAGTATTTCCTCGTGGCTCATGCACCAGCCCGGCATGGCGGGAGGAGCCCGCGTCGCCATAGAATCCCGCATGTGGTATAACGATGCCAATTCCAGTACGTGGTTTTTCCTTCCCGGCCTTATTATGCTGATTGTGACGATTGTCGGCATCATGCTGACTGCCATCGTCATGGCGCGTGAGTGGGAACGCGGTACTTTCGAATCGCTTTTTGTCACACCGGTACGGCCGATGGAACTGGTTCTTGCCAAAATCGTCCCGTATTTCTGTGTTGCCATGATCGGTGTCTTTATCTGTCTGGTACTTTCCCGTTTCCTCTTTGAAGTACCTCTCGTCGGGTCGCTTGCCATGGTTATCATCATTTCAATGCTCTACCTGATGGTTGCCCTGGGCGTCGGCCTTGTCATTTCAGCCATCACGAAGAATCAGTTTCTGGCCTGCCAGACATCCATTCTGATTAGTTTCCTGCCTTGCTTTGTACTCTCAGGATTCATCTTTGATCTGCGTTCCACGCCTATCGGCGTCCAGATTGTCGGGGCCGTACTGCCGTTCAGTCATTACCTGACGTGTATCCGTTCTCTCTTCCTTTCTGGAACGAACTGGAGCATCCTCTTGAAACAAGGCGGCCTGCTGTGCCTTTATGCAGTATTCTTTGTCGGTGCCGCTTTTGGCATGACACGAAAGAAGGTGGAATGA
- a CDS encoding permease produces MFAILQREFIYLSYYFEIQFHQLFEYWILGILIGSVISVFFKTKIHNLMLRMGQTRLGILGVIPASLIGIASPLCMYGTLPIAATFSRGGMKDSWLAAFMMSSILLNPQLIIYSTALGGTVLAIRLVTCFLCGVGAGLLTAFFYKGDGFFDFSAFGDPENHDTDPNPLLRLLKNIGRNIKATGPWFLLGIFLSACFERYVPMDRFIRLFGSQKGFGILMAATIGVPLYACGGATIPLLQQWIAGGMGLGNAAAFMITGPSTKITNLGALKVIFGTKHFLFYLLYVILFSLACGILINALF; encoded by the coding sequence ATGTTTGCGATTCTACAACGTGAGTTTATCTACCTCTCCTATTATTTTGAGATTCAGTTTCATCAGCTTTTTGAGTACTGGATTCTCGGTATCCTCATTGGATCCGTCATATCCGTCTTTTTCAAGACAAAAATTCATAATCTTATGCTTCGGATGGGACAGACCCGTTTAGGCATTCTGGGTGTAATCCCGGCAAGCCTTATCGGGATTGCCTCTCCGCTGTGTATGTACGGAACTCTTCCTATTGCCGCTACCTTTTCGCGGGGCGGCATGAAAGATTCCTGGCTGGCAGCTTTTATGATGAGTTCGATTCTGCTCAATCCGCAGCTCATTATTTACAGTACGGCTCTGGGCGGCACTGTACTGGCTATCCGGCTTGTGACCTGTTTCCTCTGCGGTGTCGGGGCGGGACTTTTGACTGCATTCTTTTACAAGGGGGATGGCTTTTTTGATTTTTCCGCCTTTGGGGATCCGGAAAATCATGACACGGATCCTAACCCTTTGCTCAGGCTTCTGAAAAATATCGGCCGCAATATCAAGGCGACCGGCCCTTGGTTTTTGCTGGGTATTTTTCTTTCTGCCTGCTTTGAACGCTATGTGCCGATGGACCGATTCATCCGGCTCTTTGGTTCGCAGAAGGGATTCGGTATTTTGATGGCTGCTACCATCGGTGTACCGCTCTATGCCTGCGGCGGGGCAACGATTCCTCTTTTGCAGCAGTGGATTGCCGGCGGAATGGGACTCGGTAATGCAGCTGCTTTTATGATTACGGGACCCTCTACTAAGATTACTAATCTGGGAGCCCTGAAAGTCATTTTTGGCACCAAACATTTTTTGTTCTATTTACTCTATGTCATTTTGTTCTCTCTTGCATGCGGAATTTTAATCAACGCTCTATTTTAA
- a CDS encoding DUF362 domain-containing protein gives MKRFVSFLACAAVLLTLTGCGGGSAGVKEPAQNKATASAAAADSKLAHQVDKGTKAPVVYMTKSITPEGLKQVYDALKWTPTGKLAVKLSTGEPPNSNYLRPALIGDLVKSVNGTIVECNTAYGGSRRETKMHYQVAKDHGFTDIAPFQILDEKGSIALPVEGGKHLKEDYVGAAFKDYDSYLVLSHFKGHAMAGFGGAIKNISIGLGSSKGKLWIHSGGKSLENFGGEQDAFLESMAEAGKAVANSLGDRIVYVSVMNRLSVDCDCDGNPAEPDMHDIGILASTDPVALDQACIDLVYAAPDSKSLRERIESRNGLHTLEYAAQIGLGSRNYVLETI, from the coding sequence ATGAAACGTTTTGTTTCTTTCCTGGCATGTGCGGCTGTACTTTTAACACTAACGGGGTGCGGCGGTGGATCTGCCGGTGTAAAAGAACCTGCCCAGAATAAGGCTACGGCATCTGCTGCGGCTGCTGACAGTAAACTGGCCCATCAGGTAGACAAGGGTACAAAAGCACCTGTAGTCTACATGACAAAGAGTATTACCCCGGAAGGCCTGAAGCAAGTTTATGATGCGCTCAAATGGACGCCGACGGGTAAGCTGGCGGTAAAACTTTCAACCGGCGAACCGCCTAACAGCAACTATCTGCGTCCTGCTTTGATCGGAGACCTCGTAAAGTCCGTAAATGGTACGATTGTGGAATGCAACACAGCTTACGGCGGGTCCCGCCGCGAAACGAAGATGCACTATCAGGTCGCCAAGGACCACGGATTTACAGATATTGCTCCGTTCCAAATCCTTGATGAAAAAGGCTCCATCGCGCTTCCTGTCGAAGGCGGCAAACACCTGAAAGAGGACTATGTCGGTGCTGCTTTTAAGGACTATGATTCCTATCTGGTATTATCTCACTTTAAAGGCCATGCAATGGCTGGTTTTGGCGGCGCCATCAAAAATATTTCCATCGGACTCGGCTCCAGTAAAGGTAAACTCTGGATCCATAGCGGCGGTAAGAGCTTGGAAAATTTCGGCGGTGAGCAGGATGCATTCCTCGAATCCATGGCCGAAGCCGGTAAGGCAGTTGCCAATTCTCTTGGTGACCGCATTGTTTATGTCAGCGTCATGAATCGTCTTTCTGTGGATTGTGACTGCGACGGCAATCCGGCAGAACCGGATATGCATGATATCGGAATTCTAGCTTCCACAGACCCCGTGGCGCTGGACCAGGCCTGCATCGATCTCGTCTACGCGGCTCCCGACAGCAAGTCCCTGAGGGAACGCATTGAATCCCGCAACGGACTGCATACGCTGGAATATGCGGCACAAATTGGTCTTGGCAGTCGGAATTATGTACTGGAAACCATCTGA
- a CDS encoding efflux RND transporter periplasmic adaptor subunit, whose product MKALIAKIKGSKVLTGIAIGVIALLIIFCISALYKAHQARIAAKTLTLNGNVDLREVSLAFKNSDRIDEILVEEGDTIKKGQVLARLDTQDLKYKIKITESEIAAQQAAVDKLHNGTRQEDLAQAAAKYNAATAERDFLQREYDRKANAYSSSNGKSVSREALDDARSKLDVAVARAKEAEEANNLAIAGPRAEDVAAGEAKLESLKNELNQENYTLSQSELIAPSDGVIRSRLLEPGDMASPQKPVFRISLNTKKWVRVYVKETDLGKLHEGSEASVYIDSYPNKAISGQVGYISSTAEFTPKNVETSDLRPALLYEVRVYVDDPDNLLRMGMPATVKVSL is encoded by the coding sequence ATGAAAGCACTGATAGCAAAGATTAAAGGAAGTAAAGTATTGACCGGGATAGCCATAGGGGTTATTGCCCTTCTCATTATCTTTTGTATATCCGCTCTCTATAAGGCTCATCAGGCCCGCATTGCCGCCAAAACGCTGACACTGAACGGCAACGTAGATCTCCGCGAAGTATCACTTGCCTTCAAAAACAGTGACCGTATCGATGAAATTCTCGTCGAAGAAGGCGACACGATTAAAAAAGGACAGGTGCTGGCTCGCCTCGACACGCAGGATTTGAAATATAAGATCAAAATTACCGAATCGGAAATTGCGGCACAGCAAGCTGCCGTAGATAAACTCCATAACGGAACACGTCAGGAAGACCTGGCCCAGGCTGCCGCAAAGTACAACGCAGCCACGGCAGAACGGGATTTCCTGCAGCGGGAATATGACCGCAAGGCCAATGCCTACAGCTCATCTAATGGCAAATCTGTCAGCCGTGAAGCCCTGGATGACGCCCGGTCTAAACTGGATGTTGCCGTGGCCAGGGCTAAAGAAGCAGAGGAAGCGAATAACCTTGCTATTGCTGGTCCTCGTGCCGAAGATGTAGCAGCCGGTGAAGCCAAACTGGAAAGCCTCAAGAACGAACTCAATCAGGAAAATTATACCCTCAGCCAATCCGAGCTGATTGCTCCGAGCGACGGCGTGATCCGTTCCCGCCTCCTTGAACCCGGTGATATGGCTTCTCCGCAAAAGCCGGTATTCCGTATTTCCCTCAATACGAAAAAGTGGGTACGCGTTTATGTGAAGGAAACAGATTTGGGCAAACTGCATGAAGGCAGCGAAGCCAGCGTCTATATCGACAGCTATCCCAATAAAGCGATTTCCGGTCAGGTCGGCTATATTTCCTCAACGGCCGAATTCACACCGAAAAATGTAGAAACGAGTGACCTGCGTCCTGCCCTGCTCTATGAAGTCCGCGTCTATGTAGATGACCCGGACAATCTGCTCCGCATGGGTATGCCTGCAACGGTCAAAGTATCTTTATAA